In Conger conger chromosome 12, fConCon1.1, whole genome shotgun sequence, one DNA window encodes the following:
- the ak3 gene encoding GTP:AMP phosphotransferase AK3, mitochondrial isoform X1 encodes MVLRVLFRAVIMGPPGSGKGTVSGRIRKSFELKHISSGDILRTNINAKTEIGLLVKSCIDQGHLIPDDIITRLILFELRKAEQSSWLLDGKSTDSLQWQLNGITVILLFLFNWGFPRTVRQAEALDEAYSVDTVINLNVPFQTIKERLTSRWLHLPSGRVYNTDFNPPKIPGLDDVTGEPLAQRDDDTPETVTKRLHAYETQTEPVLEYYRSKGVLETFSGTETNKIWPHVHTFLSGKVGSVNHKAAGKV; translated from the exons ATGGTTTTGCGCGTTCTATTTCGAGCTGTTATCATGGGGCCGCCCGGTTCGGGAAAAGGAACTGTGTCTGGTCGTATAAGAAAAAGTTTCGAACTGAAACACATTTCAAGTGGGGACATTCTGAGGACCAACATTAACGCCAAGACGG AGATCGGACTCCTGGTGAAGTCCTGTATTGACCAGGGCCATTTGATccctgatgacatcatcacccgTCTCATCCTGTTCGAGCTACGCAAAGCGGAGCAGAGCAGTTGGCTGCTGGATGGTAAAAGCACAGATTCTCTGCAGTGGCAGCTTAATGGAATTACTGTGATATTACTGTTTCTCTTCAACTGGG GTTTCCCCCGCACTGTGCGTCAGGCCGAGGCCCTGGACGAGGCCTACAGCGTCGACACCGTCATCAACCTGAACGTGCCCTTTCAGACCATCAAAGAGCGCCTCACGTCTCGCTGGCTCCACCTGCCCAGCGGCAGAGTCTACAACACCGACTTCAACCCGCCCAAAATCCCT GGTCTTGACGATGTCACTGGCGAACCCTTAGCGCAGAGGGACGATGACACCCcagagactgtcacaaagagaCTACATGCCTACGAGACCCAGACCGAGCCGGTCCTGGAGTACTACAG AAGCAAGGGTGTTCTGGAGACCTTTTCAGGAACTGAAACCAACAAAATCTGGCCTCATGTTCACACCTTCCTGTCTGGGAAAGTGGGGTCTGTAAACCATAAGGCCGCTGGGAAGGTCTAG
- the ak3 gene encoding GTP:AMP phosphotransferase AK3, mitochondrial isoform X2, whose translation MVLRVLFRAVIMGPPGSGKGTVSGRIRKSFELKHISSGDILRTNINAKTEIGLLVKSCIDQGHLIPDDIITRLILFELRKAEQSSWLLDGFPRTVRQAEALDEAYSVDTVINLNVPFQTIKERLTSRWLHLPSGRVYNTDFNPPKIPGLDDVTGEPLAQRDDDTPETVTKRLHAYETQTEPVLEYYRSKGVLETFSGTETNKIWPHVHTFLSGKVGSVNHKAAGKV comes from the exons ATGGTTTTGCGCGTTCTATTTCGAGCTGTTATCATGGGGCCGCCCGGTTCGGGAAAAGGAACTGTGTCTGGTCGTATAAGAAAAAGTTTCGAACTGAAACACATTTCAAGTGGGGACATTCTGAGGACCAACATTAACGCCAAGACGG AGATCGGACTCCTGGTGAAGTCCTGTATTGACCAGGGCCATTTGATccctgatgacatcatcacccgTCTCATCCTGTTCGAGCTACGCAAAGCGGAGCAGAGCAGTTGGCTGCTGGATG GTTTCCCCCGCACTGTGCGTCAGGCCGAGGCCCTGGACGAGGCCTACAGCGTCGACACCGTCATCAACCTGAACGTGCCCTTTCAGACCATCAAAGAGCGCCTCACGTCTCGCTGGCTCCACCTGCCCAGCGGCAGAGTCTACAACACCGACTTCAACCCGCCCAAAATCCCT GGTCTTGACGATGTCACTGGCGAACCCTTAGCGCAGAGGGACGATGACACCCcagagactgtcacaaagagaCTACATGCCTACGAGACCCAGACCGAGCCGGTCCTGGAGTACTACAG AAGCAAGGGTGTTCTGGAGACCTTTTCAGGAACTGAAACCAACAAAATCTGGCCTCATGTTCACACCTTCCTGTCTGGGAAAGTGGGGTCTGTAAACCATAAGGCCGCTGGGAAGGTCTAG